A single window of Metallosphaera hakonensis JCM 8857 = DSM 7519 DNA harbors:
- a CDS encoding twin-arginine translocase TatA/TatE family subunit, translated as MVAINPSDIAIIIIVALVLFVGSSKIPELFRSMGRAVGEFKKGRMETEMELNQMQSQQTSPSVQPQVQQKSVSQEDLEKQIRDLQNQLDQLKKQQSSK; from the coding sequence ATGGTCGCAATAAATCCATCCGATATAGCGATCATAATTATAGTGGCGTTAGTGTTGTTCGTTGGAAGTAGTAAGATTCCCGAACTTTTTAGATCCATGGGGAGAGCGGTTGGAGAGTTTAAGAAAGGAAGAATGGAGACTGAAATGGAACTGAATCAGATGCAATCTCAGCAGACGTCTCCCTCAGTTCAGCCTCAGGTTCAGCAGAAAAGCGTATCTCAAGAGGATCTAGAGAAACAAATAAGGGATCTACAGAATCAGCTCGATCAGTTAAAGAAGCAACAATCCTCAAAGTGA
- a CDS encoding winged helix-turn-helix transcriptional regulator — translation MDEIDKRILYLLFKDGRMAQRKLAEELGLTPPTLSYRLKKLEDDGILRGFTLFINPSFLSMYFGFAAFINQRDYDSDWIFLKFKCVEWLNVYGVTGRSLRELDERIGKMSDVLGETRLKYIPEQVPIEVKPLDISILNALSKNPRASESEISQETGIPSKTVSKRLRILSKRGTFSVFPLIDVAKSGLIMFSMFSRELKRVTGPLEQCTIFRITDGRAGINVCLVENMLQTRNYVNSARFQDPDAEVMIIYDYYLDSDLLEVTGN, via the coding sequence ATGGATGAGATAGATAAAAGAATTTTGTATTTGTTGTTTAAGGATGGAAGAATGGCCCAAAGGAAATTGGCTGAGGAGTTGGGTTTAACTCCTCCCACTCTCAGCTACAGACTGAAAAAGCTAGAGGACGATGGAATATTGAGGGGATTCACCCTTTTCATTAATCCCTCATTCCTCTCCATGTATTTCGGCTTTGCCGCGTTCATAAATCAAAGAGATTACGACTCTGATTGGATTTTTCTCAAGTTCAAGTGTGTGGAGTGGCTGAACGTATACGGAGTCACAGGAAGGAGTTTAAGGGAACTTGATGAGAGGATTGGAAAGATGAGTGACGTCCTAGGGGAGACTAGGTTGAAGTACATCCCAGAGCAGGTTCCCATCGAGGTCAAGCCTCTGGATATATCAATTTTGAATGCGCTTTCCAAGAACCCAAGAGCTTCTGAGAGCGAAATATCTCAAGAAACTGGGATACCCTCTAAGACGGTGTCCAAAAGGCTCAGAATCCTCTCCAAGAGAGGGACTTTCTCGGTGTTCCCATTAATCGACGTGGCTAAGTCAGGCCTAATTATGTTCTCCATGTTTTCAAGGGAATTAAAAAGGGTAACAGGACCACTGGAACAATGTACAATATTCAGGATTACTGATGGTAGGGCAGGGATAAACGTTTGTCTTGTGGAAAACATGTTACAAACTAGAAACTACGTTAATAGCGCAAGATTTCAGGATCCCGACGCAGAAGTAATGATAATATATGATTATTATCTAGATTCAGATCTATTAGAAGTTACTGGCAACTAG
- the tatC gene encoding twin-arginine translocase subunit TatC, with amino-acid sequence MTEKTNELPKSQERPLLEHLNELIYRARRALISLVVAFVIFFFFGITEVSFDGFNFPILYPNLFNSISSHFIELFIHTELPPQMKLLNLNPFDTLFSAAYVSFFLSLFIALPVIIHEIWGFVSPGLYEHEKRMARMVVLPAFVLFAAGSSFAYFVIIPVMMKFVLIYTTTLGVEPTLSLRAFINTVMSLMLTVGVAFEYPLVMSMLTMAGVVKAQSWRKNWRYGVLAAFIIAWFISPGTTGGVIETTIGVTLSTLYFVGVVASYLAERRRKNSI; translated from the coding sequence GTGACGGAAAAAACTAATGAGCTACCTAAGTCTCAAGAGAGGCCACTTCTCGAACATCTTAACGAACTAATTTACAGGGCTAGAAGGGCCCTAATTTCATTGGTAGTTGCATTCGTTATCTTCTTCTTTTTTGGAATAACAGAAGTTTCCTTCGATGGTTTCAATTTTCCTATTCTATATCCAAATCTATTCAACAGCATTTCCTCCCATTTTATTGAGCTCTTTATACATACGGAGCTTCCACCTCAGATGAAGCTTCTGAACCTTAACCCCTTTGATACTTTGTTCTCAGCAGCCTACGTGTCTTTCTTTCTTTCCCTATTCATTGCACTTCCAGTAATAATACACGAGATCTGGGGCTTCGTCTCGCCAGGTCTATACGAGCATGAGAAGAGAATGGCTAGAATGGTAGTTCTACCAGCGTTTGTCCTTTTTGCTGCCGGTTCGAGCTTCGCCTACTTCGTAATTATACCTGTGATGATGAAGTTCGTGTTAATATACACCACTACACTTGGTGTAGAACCTACCTTGAGCCTTAGAGCATTTATCAATACCGTAATGTCATTGATGTTGACTGTGGGAGTCGCATTCGAGTACCCGCTTGTTATGAGCATGTTAACCATGGCCGGAGTTGTAAAAGCTCAAAGTTGGAGAAAAAATTGGAGATACGGAGTTCTAGCAGCGTTCATAATTGCGTGGTTCATTTCCCCTGGAACTACCGGAGGGGTAATTGAGACTACTATTGGTGTTACTCTCTCCACGTTATATTTCGTGGGAGTTGTGGCGTCTTATCTGGCGGAGAGAAGGAGAAAGAATAGTATATAG
- a CDS encoding PQQ-like beta-propeller repeat protein, with amino-acid sequence MRKLIFVIALVSVFLVGTFAGTPMVQFFSQVIMPIPQPVVRTYDMYNTTYFPYEVKVTYYPGNATSQNLGLPSYWGVTNGGQSHNAAFTTTCTLLTQGVVWQQDFAHMAGAALIPMTAPQNMLPGASVMGTRSALVMLTQMVGEPLGVTMADNLLFVEEDSGPGSIFAVNPLNGQVVWYATGLASYAMNNPIVYDGIVYVTVGDVGFNFANFVHYEKGQFSSIHRGMAYGAIYAFNATDGELLWMKFTMGEAMPAPAVYNGILAYSDGGGEFMGVNATTGQVLWQDMMPGLFDSMSSVNYYVLPNGTPIFIAGFTSLTEPYGLLVAVNGMTGKEVWNASLPAPNKPFNTGMGDVPPAVDQQMGIVVQSTVANAEPNGTVDTMVLAVNATNGHVLWVTNLGRGYTPPAFKGAVPMIYNDTVYVGAPSLGKEFALNLMTGQIEWQTRLNGIGLPPSAPGGPRGGATYYENLLWVAGGPYVYVINPHDGEVLQQYYVGGRFGIVNPVIVGSTMYLTNSYGWVVAVPLYQVFPDYTLYA; translated from the coding sequence ATGAGAAAGTTAATCTTCGTGATAGCTCTTGTCTCAGTGTTTTTGGTAGGTACGTTTGCAGGTACACCAATGGTACAGTTCTTTTCTCAGGTCATAATGCCTATCCCACAACCCGTAGTCAGGACTTATGACATGTACAATACGACGTATTTTCCATATGAAGTAAAGGTAACATACTATCCTGGGAATGCCACAAGCCAAAACCTAGGTTTACCTTCGTATTGGGGTGTGACCAATGGAGGGCAATCCCATAATGCTGCCTTCACCACTACATGCACTTTACTGACTCAGGGAGTTGTATGGCAACAGGATTTCGCTCATATGGCAGGCGCTGCATTAATTCCCATGACTGCTCCACAAAACATGCTGCCAGGAGCCAGTGTGATGGGGACCAGGTCAGCCTTAGTAATGCTGACTCAGATGGTTGGCGAACCCCTAGGTGTCACCATGGCTGATAATCTCCTCTTTGTAGAGGAGGATAGTGGACCCGGAAGCATATTCGCAGTCAACCCATTGAACGGCCAAGTGGTTTGGTACGCCACAGGGCTAGCGAGCTACGCGATGAATAACCCCATTGTCTATGATGGCATAGTTTACGTAACGGTTGGCGACGTAGGTTTCAACTTCGCTAACTTCGTTCATTACGAGAAAGGTCAATTCTCTTCGATCCACAGGGGTATGGCCTACGGTGCCATATACGCCTTTAATGCTACAGACGGCGAACTATTATGGATGAAGTTCACCATGGGTGAGGCCATGCCCGCGCCCGCAGTATATAACGGCATCCTAGCTTATTCTGATGGCGGAGGAGAGTTCATGGGGGTGAACGCCACCACGGGCCAGGTCTTATGGCAGGATATGATGCCAGGCCTATTCGACAGTATGAGCAGTGTTAACTACTACGTTCTGCCTAATGGTACTCCAATATTCATAGCGGGTTTCACAAGTCTTACTGAACCCTATGGGTTACTGGTTGCGGTGAACGGGATGACTGGGAAGGAGGTCTGGAACGCCTCGCTACCTGCACCCAACAAGCCCTTTAACACTGGAATGGGAGACGTGCCCCCCGCAGTGGACCAACAGATGGGAATCGTGGTCCAATCCACGGTAGCAAACGCTGAACCCAACGGAACTGTGGACACCATGGTACTAGCAGTTAATGCGACCAACGGTCATGTTCTCTGGGTAACCAATTTGGGTCGGGGTTACACACCTCCAGCTTTCAAGGGAGCTGTCCCCATGATATACAACGATACAGTTTACGTTGGTGCTCCCTCCCTGGGTAAGGAGTTCGCCCTGAATCTGATGACCGGTCAAATAGAGTGGCAGACGAGGTTGAACGGAATAGGTCTACCGCCGAGCGCGCCTGGAGGACCCAGAGGTGGTGCAACATACTACGAGAATCTATTGTGGGTGGCCGGAGGTCCCTACGTCTACGTAATTAATCCCCATGACGGTGAGGTTCTCCAACAGTACTATGTGGGAGGTAGGTTCGGCATTGTTAACCCAGTAATAGTGGGCAGTACAATGTATCTAACCAACAGTTACGGATGGGTGGTAGCGGTACCACTATACCAAGTGTTTCCTGACTATACTCTCTACGCTTAA
- a CDS encoding ATP-binding protein: protein MRLYIRRREEQKIKGINSWTLIYGRRKTGKTTLVKNNLKIDFYALIADSNNAIGMDDRIMKIDDAMKEVKSTLSRGGVAVIDEFQRLPEIYWSVISNWKREGILVLVASSYGIVNTVFDRNSPLLGLFLPVEVGIMSYEDVLIQVKDPVLSVLYRDPWIIPFIANYEDFVGKIRELSLASKGLVGEIFKEEERQMTDIYYKTLLLLGEGIWKTSEIAGIVQPKGGEGTISSMVNKLVKMGLVQKIPTLSKENFYKIHSPPLSLTMYAEAKYAISETDVQFRELPVGREVQFSIGELLSKYFGGTLHYSPREDIDVVIVKKKKPIWAFEVKMGEITKGEAKEAVKRMSRVAEKVGLVSLKERPEDYGDLSIGPKELIEIADEVFRRGSDI, encoded by the coding sequence ATGAGACTATATATTAGAAGACGAGAAGAGCAGAAGATTAAGGGAATAAACAGCTGGACTTTAATTTATGGGAGACGGAAGACGGGTAAAACAACTTTAGTTAAGAACAATCTGAAAATAGACTTCTATGCGCTAATAGCCGACTCCAATAACGCGATTGGAATGGACGATAGAATAATGAAAATAGATGACGCCATGAAGGAAGTTAAGTCTACGCTCTCAAGGGGAGGAGTCGCAGTGATAGATGAGTTTCAGAGATTACCTGAGATCTACTGGAGCGTTATCAGTAACTGGAAAAGGGAGGGAATTTTGGTCTTGGTAGCATCAAGTTACGGGATAGTGAACACGGTTTTTGATAGAAACAGTCCTTTACTGGGGCTTTTCCTACCGGTAGAGGTTGGTATAATGTCATACGAGGACGTCTTGATCCAGGTGAAGGACCCGGTTCTCTCTGTACTTTACAGGGATCCGTGGATAATTCCATTCATCGCTAATTATGAGGATTTCGTTGGTAAGATAAGGGAGCTCTCCTTAGCCTCGAAGGGATTGGTGGGGGAGATATTTAAGGAAGAGGAAAGACAGATGACCGATATCTATTATAAGACATTGTTGCTACTTGGGGAGGGTATCTGGAAGACGTCGGAGATAGCGGGGATAGTTCAGCCTAAAGGTGGAGAAGGCACTATCTCGTCCATGGTCAATAAATTGGTAAAGATGGGATTGGTCCAGAAAATTCCCACCCTATCCAAGGAGAACTTCTATAAGATCCACTCGCCTCCCCTGTCTTTGACCATGTATGCAGAGGCTAAGTATGCGATATCCGAGACAGATGTCCAATTCAGAGAACTCCCCGTAGGTAGGGAGGTGCAGTTTAGCATAGGGGAATTGCTCTCAAAGTATTTCGGCGGAACACTACATTACTCACCGAGGGAGGACATAGACGTTGTAATCGTTAAAAAGAAGAAGCCCATATGGGCATTTGAGGTCAAGATGGGAGAGATAACTAAAGGGGAAGCTAAGGAGGCCGTAAAAAGAATGAGCAGAGTGGCCGAGAAGGTAGGACTAGTGAGTCTGAAAGAAAGACCTGAAGATTACGGAGACCTGAGTATAGGACCCAAGGAGCTGATCGAAATAGCCGATGAAGTTTTCAGAAGAGGATCTGATATATGA
- a CDS encoding OsmC family protein, whose product MDISIILFGNVENPLVQVGTSIRKIKEIYEESPLMAFLVSIPHCIFNSINSVLEKEGIGMKCRIRTRYFLDQSFLRTGIYKFSKISIEVIGFGCDYDELKEVVEKVKRECPIYLSFMDRMEVIPVLGGQ is encoded by the coding sequence ATGGATATTAGCATAATTTTGTTTGGTAATGTGGAGAACCCTCTGGTTCAAGTTGGAACATCCATCAGAAAAATCAAAGAAATTTATGAGGAGAGTCCACTCATGGCATTTCTAGTTTCTATTCCACACTGTATTTTCAACTCTATTAACTCTGTCTTGGAGAAAGAAGGGATAGGAATGAAGTGTAGGATCAGGACTAGATACTTTCTTGACCAATCATTCCTTAGGACAGGCATTTACAAGTTCTCCAAGATATCCATTGAAGTAATAGGATTCGGTTGTGATTATGATGAGTTAAAGGAAGTAGTCGAGAAGGTGAAGAGGGAGTGCCCAATCTATCTCTCTTTCATGGATAGAATGGAAGTGATTCCGGTGCTGGGAGGACAATGA
- a CDS encoding ABC transporter ATP-binding protein — protein sequence MLIQGIKVKIGNRLILSDIQFELSRGVNLVLGQNGAGKTTLLRSVIQVLRGTRQGYVPSEFSSPEISVEDVLLAGTRNRLRNYEPFIDSLGIRRLLGRAFSTLSTGEKKLVLITKALAEGELVFMDEPTSGLDVRNQARVISVISSLRTEKSFLITTHDLNWIGMADWVMVMKGGKIIWQSTANELNEEVLENAYESKVKRINVDGKNIFILNI from the coding sequence TTGCTAATACAGGGAATTAAGGTAAAGATTGGTAACAGGTTGATCCTCTCTGATATCCAGTTCGAGCTCTCAAGAGGTGTCAATCTGGTTCTGGGCCAAAACGGCGCAGGGAAGACAACCCTCCTTAGGTCAGTTATTCAAGTTCTTCGCGGAACAAGGCAAGGTTACGTTCCCTCCGAGTTCTCCTCTCCTGAAATTTCAGTAGAGGACGTCTTGCTAGCGGGCACCAGAAATAGATTAAGGAATTATGAACCCTTCATTGACTCTCTTGGAATAAGACGCCTCTTAGGTAGAGCGTTCTCCACCCTGAGCACTGGAGAGAAGAAGTTAGTCCTAATTACAAAGGCTCTGGCTGAAGGGGAACTCGTGTTCATGGATGAGCCCACGTCGGGACTGGACGTCAGGAACCAAGCTAGGGTTATCTCCGTTATTTCCTCCCTGAGGACTGAAAAAAGCTTTCTAATAACTACCCATGACTTAAACTGGATAGGAATGGCGGACTGGGTCATGGTTATGAAGGGAGGGAAAATAATCTGGCAATCCACGGCCAACGAACTTAACGAGGAAGTCTTGGAGAACGCCTACGAAAGTAAGGTGAAAAGAATTAATGTGGATGGAAAAAACATATTTATCTTGAATATCTGA
- a CDS encoding vitamin K epoxide reductase family protein, whose translation MNRIVGLVLSSAGLIDSSYLLYETIHDRPPAYCNISSTIDCGKVEFSPYSHFLGVPDALLGLFFFVVMIVLWSLSLPQFLRYWWVIGVLFSIYLIYTETLIGAICLYCSLAQAYCVVQGLLLRR comes from the coding sequence GTGAACAGAATAGTTGGATTGGTTCTATCCTCGGCAGGGCTTATTGACTCCTCATATCTTTTGTATGAGACAATACATGATAGACCCCCAGCATACTGCAATATATCCTCAACTATTGATTGCGGAAAAGTCGAGTTCAGTCCGTACTCCCATTTTCTGGGAGTCCCAGACGCGCTCTTAGGCCTTTTCTTCTTCGTTGTAATGATTGTACTATGGAGTTTGAGTTTACCTCAATTCCTTAGATATTGGTGGGTGATTGGGGTCTTGTTCTCCATCTACCTAATATATACGGAGACCTTAATAGGGGCAATATGTCTCTACTGTTCTTTGGCGCAGGCGTACTGTGTAGTACAGGGCTTACTCCTGAGGAGGTAA
- a CDS encoding twin-arginine translocase TatA/TatE family subunit codes for MIGSLSDALIMIIVAILLLGGEKNLSGTMRNLGRTLSELRKRQNDFKNELMRELSDTGEVTQDIKGSLSFDSEIRPMVKSVSKVNYQPVDPKIQQLENEIRRLQAELERLKKGDGKN; via the coding sequence ATGATAGGTAGTTTAAGTGATGCATTAATTATGATTATAGTTGCTATTCTACTACTAGGTGGGGAGAAGAATCTTTCTGGAACCATGAGAAACCTGGGCCGTACGTTATCTGAGTTGAGGAAAAGGCAAAACGATTTTAAGAACGAACTCATGCGTGAGTTATCAGATACTGGGGAGGTGACGCAAGACATTAAGGGATCCCTCTCCTTTGATTCCGAGATTCGTCCCATGGTCAAGTCCGTATCTAAGGTGAACTACCAACCTGTGGATCCTAAGATCCAACAACTCGAGAACGAGATTAGGAGGCTCCAGGCTGAACTGGAGAGGTTGAAGAAGGGTGACGGAAAAAACTAA
- a CDS encoding 4Fe-4S binding protein → MFLSYWIYSIYLPSFSPFQSTFPYIPYSWFNGFGTFGPVAPSLLVGILGTYLVTAILSFLFGNRQICSVTCTAPFMLQGFPDGFKTFNRTTKLGRKTLTSRLSPLFKITSTLVWANIIAFATLSYLDQVHVLSVQILNQDPTELLTSLYFNFVWYIQFLLIPIVGNYACVNHGLCGWGTFNQFFGYLGPFKLKVNDPSKCLTCKTVDCAKACPVGITDMRASFIKKGELKAFKCIGAGECIEECPHDNIFIVDGRIYFRKLRSYIMNAVKPQ, encoded by the coding sequence ATGTTCCTTTCTTACTGGATCTACAGTATATACTTACCTTCCTTCTCACCCTTCCAATCAACGTTCCCCTATATACCCTATTCCTGGTTCAATGGATTTGGAACGTTTGGCCCTGTGGCACCTTCACTTCTTGTGGGAATATTGGGTACATATCTTGTAACTGCAATTTTATCTTTCCTTTTCGGAAATCGTCAAATATGCTCGGTAACTTGTACAGCTCCATTTATGTTACAGGGTTTCCCAGATGGATTTAAGACGTTCAATAGGACAACTAAGTTAGGTAGGAAGACCTTAACGTCTCGGCTTTCACCATTATTTAAGATAACGTCTACTCTAGTATGGGCGAATATCATTGCATTTGCAACCTTGTCCTATTTGGACCAGGTTCATGTTCTTTCTGTTCAAATTCTTAACCAGGACCCGACTGAACTCCTGACCTCGCTGTATTTCAACTTCGTGTGGTATATCCAGTTCCTTTTAATCCCAATTGTAGGAAATTACGCGTGCGTTAATCATGGGCTTTGTGGTTGGGGTACCTTTAACCAGTTTTTCGGGTATTTGGGTCCGTTTAAGCTTAAGGTGAACGATCCCTCGAAATGCCTAACGTGTAAAACTGTTGATTGCGCTAAGGCTTGCCCTGTTGGTATTACAGACATGAGGGCATCTTTCATTAAGAAAGGGGAGCTCAAGGCGTTTAAATGCATTGGCGCAGGAGAATGTATTGAAGAATGTCCTCACGATAATATTTTCATTGTTGACGGTAGAATTTACTTCAGGAAATTAAGGTCATATATCATGAATGCGGTGAAGCCACAGTGA
- a CDS encoding DUF929 family protein, translating to MKSKSLIFFILAIVVISVLAFFNLRIINSPASTGSQIGVNVSNSINLQLYEFAQNSSGYIQFNKSFTYIVMRGNSEFTYDGKPVVIFVGAEWCPYCGSEIWSLIIALDRFGNVSGLKYMESSSTDIYPNVPTFTLENLTYSSNYISVLAYEFQDRNHQPLQSVPQNIYQLWNQLGNQSIPFIDIAGIYYQVGTPLNPGELSQHNWSFVLQSLEGYNDISYQIYSEANLLTAEICLADGGQPAHVCDMKAVVQYENVIRGTGSNFQPQTQYILQGSWLDLSDVTETFSPFSQTQWSYVWSSYTLNTALKSDYRGKNRIHIFP from the coding sequence ATGAAAAGTAAATCTCTTATTTTCTTTATTTTGGCAATAGTTGTAATATCTGTTTTAGCTTTTTTTAATCTAAGGATTATAAATTCACCTGCATCTACAGGATCTCAAATTGGTGTAAATGTCTCAAATTCAATAAATCTTCAGCTCTATGAATTCGCTCAAAACTCCAGTGGGTACATACAGTTCAATAAATCCTTCACCTATATTGTCATGAGAGGTAATTCGGAGTTTACCTATGACGGGAAACCTGTAGTCATATTTGTTGGTGCTGAGTGGTGCCCTTACTGTGGTTCAGAGATATGGTCACTAATTATAGCCCTAGATAGATTTGGAAACGTGTCAGGATTGAAGTACATGGAGTCAAGTTCGACCGATATATACCCCAATGTACCTACCTTTACCTTGGAAAACTTAACCTATTCAAGCAACTACATTTCTGTGCTAGCCTATGAGTTCCAAGATAGAAATCATCAACCACTTCAGTCAGTACCTCAAAATATCTACCAACTTTGGAACCAACTTGGAAATCAGAGCATACCATTTATTGATATTGCAGGAATATACTACCAGGTTGGAACTCCCCTTAATCCAGGTGAGCTCAGTCAGCATAACTGGAGTTTCGTCCTACAAAGCTTAGAGGGATATAATGACATTTCTTATCAAATATATTCGGAGGCCAACCTGTTAACAGCGGAGATCTGTTTAGCCGACGGAGGTCAACCGGCCCATGTCTGCGATATGAAAGCAGTAGTCCAATATGAAAATGTTATTCGAGGGACAGGATCCAATTTCCAACCCCAAACCCAATACATCCTTCAGGGATCTTGGCTTGACCTCAGCGACGTAACTGAGACTTTTAGCCCCTTCTCCCAGACACAGTGGTCATATGTCTGGTCCTCATATACATTAAATACAGCTTTGAAGAGTGACTACAGGGGAAAGAACCGCATTCACATTTTCCCCTGA
- a CDS encoding ABC transporter substrate-binding protein translates to MNSRILLGVSVLVVVLVLFSVLYTNMRLGTSQSPDLRLVSLAPSDTQILISLGLGKHIVGVDSYSYSLLELLNDTKFLPSNVTIIQASSSVNVSGILLLHPSLVIDEEGLIGSNLNQLREAGLNVTLTNDDYAQNFTQIESSVLNLSSQLGVKGNGEKVVSWMNGYLNNFSRSGNTSVAYLIWICPNYEFYTAGGNVFINNVINYAGGVNVFSNQSGYPLLGPSSLILADPQVIVVQEVYNLSYTEYLINHFPGITSTKAFQDHRIYILSENLPTDLLNEPGPLAVYGVEMMNEIVSGQSPGYVNTSYVLKEFNVTLPVF, encoded by the coding sequence ATGAATTCTAGGATCCTACTTGGAGTAAGTGTCCTTGTAGTTGTATTGGTGCTTTTCTCTGTACTTTACACGAACATGAGGTTAGGTACCTCTCAATCTCCAGATTTACGTTTAGTGTCATTGGCCCCCAGCGACACTCAAATCCTGATATCCTTGGGATTAGGAAAACACATAGTGGGTGTCGATTCCTACTCATACTCGCTCTTGGAGCTACTAAATGACACGAAATTTCTACCATCAAACGTAACTATAATTCAGGCTAGTAGTTCGGTTAACGTTAGCGGGATACTTCTACTTCATCCCAGCCTAGTTATCGATGAGGAGGGGCTGATCGGAAGCAACCTTAATCAACTGAGGGAAGCCGGCCTCAATGTGACCCTTACCAATGACGATTACGCTCAAAACTTCACCCAGATCGAAAGTTCAGTCCTGAATTTGTCATCTCAGCTGGGAGTAAAGGGTAACGGTGAAAAGGTTGTCTCCTGGATGAACGGATATCTAAATAACTTTTCAAGATCGGGCAATACCAGCGTGGCATATCTGATCTGGATTTGCCCGAACTATGAATTCTATACCGCTGGCGGTAACGTGTTCATAAATAACGTAATAAATTACGCCGGTGGGGTTAACGTGTTCTCGAATCAAAGCGGATATCCTCTTCTAGGTCCTTCGTCCTTAATCTTGGCCGACCCTCAGGTAATCGTTGTCCAAGAGGTGTATAACCTGAGCTACACGGAGTATCTGATAAATCACTTTCCAGGGATTACCAGCACCAAGGCATTCCAGGATCACAGGATCTATATTCTTTCCGAGAACTTACCAACAGACCTACTAAACGAACCGGGACCCCTCGCAGTGTACGGAGTTGAAATGATGAACGAAATTGTCTCCGGTCAGTCCCCAGGATACGTTAACACGAGCTACGTTCTCAAGGAATTTAACGTTACGTTACCGGTGTTCTAA
- a CDS encoding FecCD family ABC transporter permease — MSIIGLPLVFFLALLFGEVFIPPRYLIHPEGAYAYILFNIRLPTVIASALIGAILATSGAIMQLLLRNPLMDPYISGTASGGAFGAVLAYYLLAFNLPFSWIAYISPIIAFVFSLVSTLITLLIGRKSGVYGIMIGGVIVSYVFSSIISIMLTYLEERFPQVPPLTFWLLGEIEVVGWFDVVVLAILATVIGTLGIYDARMIDLASISDDLTVSKNVDPNKFRMLWVVLISVATGFIVSMAGIIGFLGIIVPHIIRRVNSGSASKLIPYSLIMGGTVMMASQIVSDGALGLKIPLTAITSILASPIMIYVLVKGIANTGN; from the coding sequence ATGTCGATAATTGGTTTACCGTTGGTGTTTTTCCTTGCCTTATTGTTTGGTGAGGTTTTCATCCCTCCTCGTTATCTTATCCACCCAGAGGGGGCATACGCATACATACTTTTCAACATAAGACTTCCTACAGTGATAGCCTCAGCCTTGATAGGGGCAATACTTGCTACCTCTGGAGCTATCATGCAACTCCTATTGAGAAACCCTCTCATGGATCCATATATATCCGGTACTGCCTCGGGAGGGGCCTTCGGGGCCGTGTTGGCCTATTACCTTCTCGCGTTCAATCTTCCCTTTTCCTGGATAGCTTATATTTCCCCTATTATCGCCTTCGTGTTCTCCCTGGTATCGACTCTCATAACATTATTGATTGGTAGGAAGAGCGGTGTATACGGAATAATGATAGGGGGAGTTATCGTGTCTTACGTGTTCTCGTCAATAATCTCAATTATGCTTACGTATTTGGAGGAAAGATTCCCTCAGGTCCCCCCACTCACTTTCTGGCTTTTGGGAGAGATTGAGGTTGTGGGATGGTTTGACGTAGTGGTGCTGGCAATACTCGCAACCGTGATAGGGACACTGGGGATATACGACGCAAGGATGATTGACTTAGCTTCTATCAGCGACGATCTAACGGTATCTAAGAACGTAGACCCCAACAAGTTCAGAATGTTATGGGTTGTCCTCATAAGTGTGGCAACTGGTTTCATTGTATCCATGGCGGGGATCATAGGTTTCTTGGGGATCATTGTTCCCCACATTATAAGGAGAGTGAACTCAGGGAGCGCATCTAAGTTGATACCGTACTCCCTTATTATGGGCGGAACCGTAATGATGGCCAGTCAAATCGTCTCTGACGGTGCCCTGGGACTGAAGATACCGCTCACTGCGATCACGTCAATTCTAGCCTCCCCCATAATGATCTACGTCCTGGTGAAGGGGATTGCTAATACAGGGAATTAA